A window of Natrinema versiforme contains these coding sequences:
- the rqcH gene encoding ribosome rescue protein RqcH has protein sequence MDPKRELTSVDLAALVGELGAYEGAKVDKAYLYGDDLVRLKMRDFDRGRMELILEVGEVKRAHTVAPERVPDAPGRPPQFAMMLRNRLSGADFAGVEQYEFDRILEFVFERDDGTTRIIVELFGQGNVAVTDGEYEVIDCLETVRLKSRTVVPGSRYEFPDTRTNPLTVSREAFDHEMDDSDTDVVRTLATQLNFGGLYAEELCVRAGVEKGMDIDDADEDVYERLYETIERLALDIRNGNFDPRLYLERDDEEDDDGEGDSDDANASVVDVTPFPLEEHDDLDGEAYDSFLSALDDYFFRLELAEEEEPDPTDQRPDFESEIAKQERIIEQQQGAIEGFEQEAEALREQAELLYAEYGLVDDILSTIQGAREQDRSWDDIRERFEEGAEQGISAAEAVVDVDGSEGTVTVDIDGERISLVAGQGVEQNADRLYTEAKRVEEKKEGALAAIENTREDLEDAKRRRDEWEADESGPAADTEPDEDEEETQRDWLSEPSIPIRENEPWFDRFRWFHTSDDYLVIGGRNADQNEELVKKYLEPGDTVLHTQAHGGPVTVLKATDPSEASSSDIELPDSSIEEAAQFAVSYSSVWKDGRYAGDVYAVDSDQVSKTPESGEYLEKGGFAIRGDRTYYRDTPVGAAVGIQCEPYTRVIGGPPSAIEERAVTTIELEPGRYAQADAAKRLYRQFRERFEDETFVRKIASPDRIQHFMPPGGSRVADD, from the coding sequence ATGGATCCAAAGCGGGAACTCACCAGCGTCGACCTCGCCGCTCTCGTCGGGGAACTCGGGGCCTACGAGGGCGCGAAGGTCGACAAAGCGTACCTCTACGGCGACGACCTCGTCCGGCTCAAAATGCGGGACTTCGACCGCGGTCGCATGGAACTAATTCTCGAGGTCGGCGAGGTCAAGCGCGCCCACACGGTCGCCCCCGAACGGGTGCCCGACGCCCCCGGCCGACCGCCGCAGTTCGCGATGATGCTGCGCAACCGCCTCTCCGGGGCCGACTTCGCCGGCGTCGAGCAGTACGAGTTCGACCGCATCCTCGAGTTCGTCTTTGAGCGCGACGACGGCACCACCCGGATCATCGTCGAACTGTTCGGGCAGGGCAACGTCGCGGTCACCGACGGCGAGTACGAGGTGATCGACTGCCTCGAGACCGTCCGACTGAAGTCCCGGACCGTCGTGCCGGGCTCGCGCTACGAGTTCCCCGACACCCGGACGAACCCGCTGACGGTCTCCCGGGAGGCCTTCGACCACGAGATGGACGACTCCGATACGGACGTGGTCCGCACGCTCGCGACCCAACTCAACTTCGGCGGCCTCTACGCCGAGGAGCTGTGTGTCCGTGCCGGCGTCGAGAAGGGGATGGACATCGACGACGCCGACGAGGACGTCTACGAGCGGCTCTACGAGACGATCGAGCGGCTCGCGCTCGACATCCGGAACGGGAACTTCGATCCGCGGCTCTACCTCGAGCGCGACGACGAGGAAGATGACGACGGAGAGGGCGACAGTGATGATGCCAACGCCAGCGTCGTCGACGTGACGCCGTTCCCGCTCGAGGAGCACGACGACCTCGATGGCGAGGCCTACGACTCGTTCCTCTCGGCGCTGGACGACTACTTCTTCCGGCTCGAACTCGCCGAGGAGGAAGAACCGGACCCGACGGACCAGCGGCCGGACTTCGAGTCGGAGATCGCCAAACAGGAGCGCATCATCGAGCAACAGCAGGGGGCGATCGAGGGCTTCGAGCAGGAGGCCGAAGCGCTGCGCGAGCAGGCCGAACTGCTCTACGCCGAGTACGGGCTGGTCGACGACATCCTCTCGACGATTCAGGGGGCCCGCGAGCAGGACCGCTCGTGGGACGACATTCGAGAGCGCTTCGAGGAGGGAGCCGAGCAGGGTATCAGCGCCGCCGAGGCCGTCGTCGACGTCGACGGTAGCGAGGGGACCGTCACCGTCGATATCGACGGCGAACGGATCAGCCTTGTCGCCGGGCAGGGCGTCGAGCAGAACGCCGACCGGCTCTACACCGAGGCCAAGCGCGTCGAGGAGAAAAAGGAGGGCGCGCTGGCCGCGATCGAGAACACCCGCGAGGATCTCGAGGACGCCAAACGCCGCCGTGACGAGTGGGAGGCCGACGAGAGCGGGCCCGCAGCGGACACCGAGCCCGACGAGGACGAGGAAGAGACCCAACGCGACTGGCTCTCGGAGCCGTCCATTCCGATCCGCGAGAACGAGCCGTGGTTCGACCGCTTTCGCTGGTTCCACACCAGCGACGACTACCTCGTGATCGGCGGCCGCAACGCCGACCAGAACGAGGAACTCGTCAAGAAGTATCTCGAGCCCGGCGATACGGTCCTCCACACGCAGGCCCACGGCGGTCCCGTCACCGTGCTCAAGGCGACCGATCCGAGCGAGGCCTCCTCGAGCGACATCGAACTGCCCGACTCGAGCATCGAGGAGGCCGCCCAGTTCGCCGTCTCCTACTCGTCGGTCTGGAAGGACGGCCGCTACGCGGGCGACGTCTACGCCGTCGACTCCGATCAGGTCTCGAAGACCCCCGAGAGCGGCGAGTACTTGGAGAAGGGCGGGTTCGCGATCCGTGGCGACCGAACGTACTATCGGGATACGCCGGTCGGCGCGGCGGTCGGCATTCAGTGTGAGCCCTACACCCGCGTCATCGGCGGCCCGCCGTCGGCGATCGAAGAGCGCGCGGTAACGACGATCGAACTCGAGCCCGGGCGGTACGCGCAGGCGGACGCGGCAAAGCGGCTGTACCGCCAGTTCCGCGAGCGGTTCGAGGACGAGACGTTCGTCCGCAAGATCGCCAGTCCCGACCGGATTCAACACTTCATGCCGCCGGGTGGCAGCCGGGTCGCGGACGACTGA
- a CDS encoding mRNA surveillance protein pelota translates to MQIKDREQVEGGRERITVVPESVDDLWHLQYVLEPGDRVAGDTTRRIQRNDDQMRDTGGEREHMWVAIAVEDIEFHKFANRLRIGGEIVACSREDQLNFHHTLNVEARDEISIEKRFKPDQEARLEEAEEATENPDVAIATVEEGEAHVHTVAQYGTEERATITGTTGKGEYARGRSELFEELATVLKRLEVDAIILAGPGFTKQDAYKYIEQNESELTELITMVDTAAVGDRGVHEVLKRGAVADVQEETRIESEAEYIDELTRRIADGAKAAYGPEQVKKAAEFGAIERLLVLDDRLQKERGPDGEWAISVDDIVRTTEQKGGDVTVFSSEFPPGQQLSNLGGIAALLRYRLE, encoded by the coding sequence ATGCAGATCAAAGACCGGGAGCAGGTCGAGGGCGGCCGCGAGCGGATTACGGTCGTCCCCGAGAGCGTCGACGACCTCTGGCACCTGCAGTACGTCCTCGAGCCCGGCGACCGCGTCGCGGGCGATACGACCCGGCGGATCCAGCGCAACGACGACCAGATGCGGGATACGGGCGGCGAGCGCGAACACATGTGGGTCGCCATCGCCGTCGAGGACATCGAGTTCCACAAGTTCGCCAACCGGTTGCGGATCGGCGGCGAGATCGTCGCCTGTTCGCGCGAGGATCAGCTGAACTTCCACCACACGCTCAACGTCGAGGCCCGCGACGAGATCTCGATCGAGAAGCGGTTCAAGCCCGATCAGGAGGCCCGCCTCGAGGAGGCCGAAGAAGCCACGGAGAACCCGGACGTGGCGATCGCGACCGTCGAGGAGGGAGAGGCCCACGTGCACACGGTCGCCCAGTACGGCACCGAAGAGCGGGCGACGATCACCGGGACGACCGGGAAGGGCGAGTACGCCCGCGGGCGCTCGGAGCTGTTCGAGGAACTCGCGACGGTCCTCAAACGACTCGAGGTCGACGCCATCATCCTCGCCGGGCCCGGCTTTACGAAACAGGACGCCTACAAGTACATCGAGCAGAACGAATCGGAACTCACCGAGTTGATCACGATGGTCGACACGGCGGCCGTCGGCGACCGGGGGGTCCACGAGGTACTCAAGCGCGGTGCCGTCGCGGACGTCCAAGAGGAGACCCGCATCGAGAGCGAGGCCGAATACATCGACGAACTCACCCGCCGCATCGCCGACGGTGCTAAGGCGGCCTACGGCCCCGAACAGGTCAAAAAGGCCGCCGAGTTCGGCGCAATCGAACGCCTGCTCGTCCTCGACGATCGACTGCAGAAAGAGCGCGGTCCCGACGGCGAGTGGGCGATCAGCGTCGACGACATCGTCCGCACGACCGAACAGAAAGGCGGCGACGTGACCGTCTTCTCGAGCGAGTTCCCGCCCGGCCAGCAGCTGTCGAACCTCGGCGGGATCGCGGCCCTGCTTCGGTACCGACTCGAGTGA
- a CDS encoding TrmB family transcriptional regulator, giving the protein MSTGELEAVEAFEQLGLTSYEAKVFIALHQLGAGTARDIAEITDVPRSQVYSVAESLEERGLLAVQQSNPIRYRPVSVEEARDTLRDQFEREQDRAFEYVETIKNEPAGEETQEDIWTVRGRDRVDDRTADILSQAEERIVFGTRLPELVTDPIERALAERAAAGVAVSIVSRHDEIERRFAGVEGVTVEDPPAHRTDDQRSGRIVIADDDGILLSVLGGEGGETAIWSSGSLFATVLIQLIEASDEMQVE; this is encoded by the coding sequence GTGAGCACCGGCGAACTCGAGGCCGTCGAGGCCTTCGAACAACTCGGACTCACCAGCTACGAGGCCAAAGTGTTCATCGCGCTCCACCAACTGGGCGCGGGCACGGCACGAGACATCGCCGAAATCACGGACGTCCCGCGGTCGCAGGTATACAGCGTCGCCGAGAGCTTGGAGGAGCGGGGCCTGCTCGCGGTCCAGCAGTCGAACCCGATTCGGTACCGGCCGGTCAGCGTCGAGGAGGCGCGGGATACCCTCCGAGACCAGTTCGAGCGCGAGCAGGATCGGGCGTTCGAGTACGTCGAAACGATCAAAAACGAGCCGGCCGGCGAGGAGACCCAAGAGGATATCTGGACGGTTCGCGGCCGGGACCGCGTCGACGACCGAACCGCCGACATCCTCTCGCAGGCCGAGGAGCGGATCGTCTTCGGGACCCGGCTCCCGGAACTCGTCACGGACCCGATCGAACGGGCGCTCGCGGAGCGCGCGGCAGCAGGCGTCGCGGTGAGCATCGTCAGCCGGCACGACGAGATCGAGCGCCGGTTCGCCGGCGTCGAGGGCGTCACCGTCGAGGACCCGCCGGCCCACCGAACGGACGACCAGCGATCGGGCCGGATCGTCATCGCCGACGACGACGGCATCCTGTTGAGCGTCCTCGGCGGCGAGGGCGGCGAGACCGCGATCTGGAGTTCGGGCTCGCTGTTTGCCACCGTGTTGATCCAACTGATCGAGGCCAGCGACGAAATGCAGGTCGAGTAG
- a CDS encoding HTH domain-containing protein, translating into MTDSATDPDREIRVEVFLRHCADADIVEHLKETAARSRRLEERVGPADVRVETWSPVCPALEELDDAGPSVSLTVDAFRSWADREGYALCAFDRRETPSMLDRRRAVHIRVPTACVAVYEDDDLQCVAPCSDGDRTYTVEDCLTALEAGRTEPFADRDERTEPRADGHVENHAHLEEEE; encoded by the coding sequence ATGACGGACTCAGCCACCGATCCGGACCGAGAGATCCGCGTCGAGGTCTTTCTCCGGCACTGCGCGGACGCGGACATCGTCGAGCACCTCAAAGAGACCGCCGCCCGATCCCGCCGACTCGAGGAGCGGGTCGGCCCCGCGGACGTGCGCGTCGAGACGTGGTCGCCGGTGTGTCCCGCGCTCGAGGAACTCGACGATGCCGGCCCGTCGGTCTCGCTCACCGTCGACGCGTTCCGGTCGTGGGCCGACCGCGAGGGGTACGCGCTGTGTGCGTTCGACCGGCGCGAAACCCCCTCGATGCTCGATCGGCGACGCGCCGTCCACATTCGGGTGCCGACCGCCTGCGTCGCCGTGTACGAAGACGATGATCTCCAGTGTGTCGCGCCCTGCTCGGATGGGGATCGCACGTACACCGTCGAGGACTGTCTCACCGCGCTCGAGGCCGGGCGGACCGAGCCGTTCGCCGATCGGGACGAACGGACGGAACCCCGAGCCGACGGCCACGTCGAGAATCACGCGCACCTCGAGGAAGAGGAGTGA